From a single Pieris napi chromosome 7, ilPieNapi1.2, whole genome shotgun sequence genomic region:
- the LOC125051312 gene encoding mesoderm induction early response protein 1-like has translation MSDCALVTSVNEHDASMDVGNDKSLFEPTVEMMVNDFDDERTLDEEEALAAGEHQDPKAELNNLQKEGDMPLEELLALYGYNRNMDKPVPEQPPEAVPEETEKSESALQQLYTETNNPEATRCLRSGSRPPSEEEDDYDYSPDEDDWKKTIMVGSDYQAGIPEGLCSYDDALPYENEDKLLWNPNILDEKVIEDYMKKICSLNSTTGIDAVPRGKQLRDDEEALFLLQQCGHNVDEALRRRRISSQTPAHANVWSEEECRNFESGIKIHGKDFHSIRQQKVKTRSVGELVQFYYIWKKTERHDIFANKTRLEKKKYNLHPGHTDYMDRFLEEQEATGSVVRPVSPSMMVYVPSPATQPDPLALGEKEVFSQLAHTSPPRTLSTEEPEMENVS, from the coding sequence ATGTCAGATTGCGCGCTGGTGACCAGTGTAAACGAGCACGATGCCAGTATGGATGTGGGGAACGATAAATCTCTCTTTGAGCCTACTGTTGAGATGATGgtaaatgattttgatgaCGAAAGGACCTTAGACGAAGAAGAGGCCTTGGCTGCTGGTGAGCACCAGGACCCTAAAGCGGAACTTAACAATTTGCAAAAAGAAGGGGATATGCCCCTTGAAGAATTACTAGCACTGTACGGATACAATAGAAACATGGACAAACCTGTTCCAGAACAACCACCAGAAGCAGTTCCAGAAGAGACTGAAAAATCGGAGTCTGCTTTACAGCAGCTTTATACTGAAACAAATAATCCAGAAGCAACTCGTTGTTTGCGATCTGGTTCTAGGCCCCCATCTGAAGAGGAAGATGATTATGATTACAGTCCAGATGAAGATGATTGGAAAAAAACTATAATGGTTGGTAGTGACTACCAAGCTGGTATACCAGAAGGATTATGTAGCTATGATGATGCTTTACCATATGAAAATGAggataaattattatggaaCCCTAATATATTAGATGAAAAAGTTATTGAGGActacatgaaaaaaatatgttcgtTGAATTCAACTACTGGTATTGATGCTGTACCTCGTGGTAAGCAGTTACGTGATGATGAAGAAGCTTTATTTCTTCTCCAACAGTGTGGGCACAATGTAGATGAAGCTTTAAGGAGGCGACGCATATCCTCTCAGACCCCAGCTCATGCAAATGTTTGGTCAGAAGAAGAATGTCGAAACTTTGAAAGTGGTATTAAAATACATGGTAAGGATTTTCATTCAATAAGACAGCAAAAGGTAAAGACAAGATCCGTGGGAGAACtagtacaattttattatatctggAAGAAGACAGAAAGACATGAcatctttgcaaataaaactAGGTtggaaaagaaaaaatacaatttgcaTCCAGGTCACACAGATTATATGGATAGGTTTTTGGAAGAACAAGAAGCAACAGGAAGTGTGGTTCGTCCCGTGTCACCCTCTATGATGGTATATGTGCCTTCTCCTGCTACACAACCGGATCCGTTAGCACTGGGAGAAAAAGAAGTGTTCTCTCAATTAGCGCATACATCACCTCCCCGAACCTTATCAACAGAGGAACCAGAAATGGAAAATGTTTCCTAA